In the Malaya genurostris strain Urasoe2022 chromosome 1, Malgen_1.1, whole genome shotgun sequence genome, one interval contains:
- the LOC131438337 gene encoding cystinosin homolog isoform X1: MNRITMLQPTVRWLIALLVTVLLTVNVNGQTTIGASVVIDPQDIMLTVDESTEILVRFRGPLTQDVKFNFSSDHDTYVKVNPSLISVDAPASGFIDKAVSVDLEALSPGQFDLLGSIIPTGLIDDAKAFIRITVANSRPLIYASIVIGWMYFVAWTVSFYPQMIINFKRKSVVGLSFDFLALNLLGHTLYAIFNCLLFWDDHVEQEYFDRHPRGLNPVVANDVAFSLHATIATSLTVLQCFFYERGEQRVSYIAQGILGIFAIVIIVSGIMVGTGHWHWLDLLYTFSYIKLAITLIKYVPQAVLNFRRKSTVGWSIENILLDFTGGMLSMLQMLLNAYNYDDWASIFGDPTKFGLGLFSVLFDIVFIIQHYVLYRNNQYLELPGENVTGPDPGTSHLPISPDPDASAEM; the protein is encoded by the exons ATGAATCGTATTACGATGTTGCAACCCACGGTTCGATGGTTAATCGCTCTTCTAGTTACAGTATTATTAACAG TGAACGTGAACGGCCAAACTACGATCGGTGCTAGTGTGGTGATCGATCCTCAGGATATAATGCTTACGGTGGATGAAAGTACCGAGATACTGGTTCGCTTCCGAGGACCGCTAACGCAAGATGTGAAATTTAATTTCTCCTCTGATCATGATACATACGTAAAGGTGAATCCATCCTTGATCTCGGTTGATGCACCTGCGAGTGGGTTCATTGACAAAGCCGTTTCCGTCGATCTGGAAGCACTGTCCCCCGGGCAGTTCGATCTGCTGGGTTCCATCATTCCGACTGGATTGATAGATGATGCCAAAGCGTTCATCAGGATCACTGTGGCGAATTCCCGTCCGCTCATATACGCAAGCATAGTGATCGGATGGATGTACTTTGTAGCGTGGACGGTTTCGTTCTACCCACAGATGATCAtaaatttcaaacgaaaaaGTGTAGTAGGACTTTCATTTGACTTCCTGGCACTGAATCTACTGGGACACACGCTGTATGCTATTTTCAATTGCTTACTCTTTTGGGATGATCATGTCGAGCAGGAATACTTTGACCGACATCCGCGCGGATTGAATCCCGTCGTTGCCAATGATGTTGCATTTTCGTTGCACGCCACAATTGCCACGTCGCTCACGGTGCTGCAGTGCTTCTTCTACGAG AGAGGAGAACAGCGAGTGTCATACATTGCTcagggaattttgggcatttttgCGATAGTGATCATCGTTTCCGGAATAATGGTCGGAACCGGGCATTGGCATTGGTTAGACCTTTTGTATACCTTTAGCTACATTAAGCTGGCAATTACCCTCATCAAATATGTACCGCAGGCGGTACTGAATTTCCGGCGGAAGAGTACGGTAGGATGGAGTATTGAAAACATCCTACTCGATTTCACCGGTGGTATGCTAAGTATGCTGCAGATGTTGCTCAATGCGTATAATTATG ACGATTGGGCGTCAATTTTTGGAGATCCTACCAAGTTCGGGCTCGGATTGTTCTCCGTTTTGTTCGACATTGTTTTCATCATACAGCACTACGTGCTGTACAG gaaCAACCAATATTTGGAGCTACCTGGGGAAAATGTTACCGGTCCGGATCCTGGCACCAGTCACTTACCGATCTCACCTGATCCCGACGCAAGTGCAGAAATGTAG
- the LOC131438337 gene encoding cystinosin homolog isoform X2 — protein MNRITMLQPTVRWLIALLVTVLLTVNVNGQTTIGASVVIDPQDIMLTVDESTEILVRFRGPLTQDVKFNFSSDHDTYVKVNPSLISVDAPASGFIDKAVSVDLEALSPGQFDLLGSIIPTGLIDDAKAFIRITVANSRPLIYASIVIGWMYFVAWTVSFYPQMIINFKRKSVVGLSFDFLALNLLGHTLYAIFNCLLFWDDHVEQEYFDRHPRGLNPVVANDVAFSLHATIATSLTVLQCFFYERGEQRVSYIAQGILGIFAIVIIVSGIMVGTGHWHWLDLLYTFSYIKLAITLIKYVPQAVLNFRRKSTVGWSIENILLDFTGGMLSMLQMLLNAYNYDDWASIFGDPTKFGLGLFSVLFDIVFIIQHYVLYRNRSELKTLEEESSNSAAVGSKTSLP, from the exons ATGAATCGTATTACGATGTTGCAACCCACGGTTCGATGGTTAATCGCTCTTCTAGTTACAGTATTATTAACAG TGAACGTGAACGGCCAAACTACGATCGGTGCTAGTGTGGTGATCGATCCTCAGGATATAATGCTTACGGTGGATGAAAGTACCGAGATACTGGTTCGCTTCCGAGGACCGCTAACGCAAGATGTGAAATTTAATTTCTCCTCTGATCATGATACATACGTAAAGGTGAATCCATCCTTGATCTCGGTTGATGCACCTGCGAGTGGGTTCATTGACAAAGCCGTTTCCGTCGATCTGGAAGCACTGTCCCCCGGGCAGTTCGATCTGCTGGGTTCCATCATTCCGACTGGATTGATAGATGATGCCAAAGCGTTCATCAGGATCACTGTGGCGAATTCCCGTCCGCTCATATACGCAAGCATAGTGATCGGATGGATGTACTTTGTAGCGTGGACGGTTTCGTTCTACCCACAGATGATCAtaaatttcaaacgaaaaaGTGTAGTAGGACTTTCATTTGACTTCCTGGCACTGAATCTACTGGGACACACGCTGTATGCTATTTTCAATTGCTTACTCTTTTGGGATGATCATGTCGAGCAGGAATACTTTGACCGACATCCGCGCGGATTGAATCCCGTCGTTGCCAATGATGTTGCATTTTCGTTGCACGCCACAATTGCCACGTCGCTCACGGTGCTGCAGTGCTTCTTCTACGAG AGAGGAGAACAGCGAGTGTCATACATTGCTcagggaattttgggcatttttgCGATAGTGATCATCGTTTCCGGAATAATGGTCGGAACCGGGCATTGGCATTGGTTAGACCTTTTGTATACCTTTAGCTACATTAAGCTGGCAATTACCCTCATCAAATATGTACCGCAGGCGGTACTGAATTTCCGGCGGAAGAGTACGGTAGGATGGAGTATTGAAAACATCCTACTCGATTTCACCGGTGGTATGCTAAGTATGCTGCAGATGTTGCTCAATGCGTATAATTATG ACGATTGGGCGTCAATTTTTGGAGATCCTACCAAGTTCGGGCTCGGATTGTTCTCCGTTTTGTTCGACATTGTTTTCATCATACAGCACTACGTGCTGTACAG GAATCGCTCGGAACTCAAAACGTTGGAGGAGGAGTCTAGCAACAGTGCAGCCGTGGGCAGTAAAACGAGCTTACCGTAG